The following is a genomic window from Amycolatopsis cihanbeyliensis.
CCATCTTGTTCAAGATTCCGTTCTGGTTGCTGAAGGCAGTCAAGGTCAGCTCGGGGCGCTCGCTCCTCGGCGGTTTGATCCGTGCGTACATCGCGGCGAAGACCTTCGGCATGGTCGCCGGGAGGGCTGGCGCGTTCGGCAAGGCCGGTGCCGCCGGTGCCGCGAAGACCGGCGGTGGTGGTCGCGGTGGGGGTGGGTCTGCGGATCCGCCGTGGCCCGCGCAGCCGCGCCTCGCGCCGACCCCGGAGATGGTCAACAAGCGGCTCAAAGCGGCCCAGGACGCCGAGCGCGCCCGCGCGGCCCGTCGGTCGCGGCTGCCCTCGCAGGCTCCGCAGTTCCTGCAGTCCACACCGCAAGACACCATCCACGACCCCGCCGTCACCCCGGCGAACCAGGGACCAGCCATGCCTCCTGAGTTCAGTTCCGCACCCACGCCCGCCACGCCCACGCCACGGCGAGGGCAGCGGCCGGGATCGGCACCCCGATTCCAAGCCGCCGGGAGTCCGCGTCGACGCGGCGCCACCCCGCCACCGGCCCGCCCGATCCGCACCGCGTCGGTGCCCCCGCAACTGCAATTCCGACCCGCCACTCCGTCGGCACCGCAACCGGCACCACCAGCCAGGCCGGCGTCCCCGCCCGCGGCACCGGCGTTCCGGGAGGCGCAGCCCGAGCCCCGCATCGGCGACGCCTACCGACGCACGCAGTCCGCTCCGCCGCCGATGTTCTGCGCACCGAAACCCGCCCCAGGAGGAGGTGACGGGAAATGAGTCAGCCTGTCAGGATTCCCGCCGACGTCGATCGGGAGGACCTGGTGATCGGCCCGCTGACCGCGCGGCAACTGCTCATCCTCGCCATCACCGCGATCGTGCTGTACGGGACGTACACGATCACCCGCGAGTTCGTGCCGCTGGTGGCGTTCCTCATCGTGGCCATCCCGATCGGGGCGACCGCCGCGTTCCTCGCGCTGGGGCAGCGCGACGGCATCACCCTGGACCGGCTGGTCCTCGCGGCGCTGCGGCAGCGGATGAGCCCACAGCACCGGGTGGCCGCGCCGGAAGGCATCCGGTCTGCGCCGGAGTGGCTCGACAAGCAGGTCGCGGGCACGAGCAACGACCGCGCGCAGGGCAAGGCGGGCGCGAACGCCGCAGTGTCGGCGGTGTCTCCGGCAGCGCTGCGCCTGCCCGCCGAGGCTGTCACCGATACCGGCGTGATCGACCTCGGCAAGGACGGCGTAGCCGTGGTGGCGGTGTGCTCCACGATCAACTTCGGACTGCGCACACCACAGGAACAAGAGAGCCTCGTCACCTCGTTCGGGCGGTATCTGCATTCGCTCACCGCGCCGGTGCAGGTCCTGGTCCGTGCCGAACGGCTGGATCTGTCCGGGCAGATCGCCGAGCTCCGCGAACAGGCCGGGGGGCTGCCGCACCCAGCGCTGGAGCAGGCAGCGCGGGAACACGCCGAATACCTCGACCAGCTCGGCCGCGCCACCGACCTGCTGCGCCGCCAGGTGCTGCTGATCCTGCGCGAACCGCTGCTCGCCACAGGCCCGAGCGATGGGCTCGGGGGCACGTCGCCCTTGGCCGCGTTGACCGCGAAGCGCAAGGCCGCCAAGCAGGCCGCGTTGGTCGACGACGCCACCCGACGGGCCGCCGAGGCGCGGCTCGTGCGCCGGCTCGGCGAGGCGGTCGAGCTGCTCTCGCCCTCGGGGATCGTGGTCACCCCGCTGGACGACGGACAGGCCACCGCAGTGCTCGCCGCGGCGTGCAACCCGGACTCGCTGATCCCGCCGAGCGCCGGGCTGGCCGGGTCGGACGAGGTCATCACCACCGCCCCGGACGAGGGCTGGGACACCGCCGCGTTCGGCCGCTCTGTGCTCACCGCCGCCGAGGAGTTTCCCGACGGCGAGGACGCCAGGGACGACGGCTTCGACGACGAGGCCGAGGACCCCGACGACTACGAGAACTCTGCGGGGAGGTACCGCTGATGAAGACCAAGGCCAAGCGCCGTGGACACAAGACACCCGCCGCCCAGCCGTCGCTCGGGCGAGCCGGCGCGTTCACCCCGGACGCCATCTCGGTCCGTCCCCGAGCGCTGGAAGTCGGCGGCGAATGGGTGTCGAGCTTCGCCGTCGTTGGCTACCCGCGCGAGGTGCACCCCGGCTGGTTGCAGCCGCTGCTGACCTACCCCGGACGGGTTGACGTCTCTCTGCACATCGAGCCGATCGACCCGGTCACAGCCTCCAACCGGCTGAAGAAGCAGCTGTCGAAACTCGAAAGCGGTCGCCGGCACACCAGCGAGAAGGGCCGACTGATCGACCCGCAGGTCGAAGCGGCCACCGAAGACGCCTACGACCTCAGCTCACGGGTTGCGCGCGGCGAGGGCAAGCTCTACCGGCTCGGGCTCTACCTGACCGTGCACGCCCCGACCGAGGAAGCCCTCGGCGACGAGGTCGCCGCGATCCGGTCACTGGCGGCCAGCCTGCTGCTGGACTGCAAACCGACCACCTACCGTAGCCTGCAAGGCTGGATCACCAGCTTGCCCATGGGCCTGGACCTCGTCGGGATGCGTAGGACATTCGACACCTCGGCGTTGAGCGCAGCGTTCCCGTTCACCTCACCGGACCTGCCACCGCAGGACCCGACCTCAGTCGGCGCGCCGAGCGGAGTGCTCTACGGCTTCAACGTCGGCTCCCAGGGGCTGGTCCATCACGACCGGTTCACCCTGGACAACCACAACAGCGTGATCCTCGGCCGGTCCGGCGCGGGCAAGAGCTATCTCGTCAAGCTGGAGGCGCTGCGTTCCCTGTACCGCGGGATCGAGATCCACGTCATCGACCCCGAGGACGAGTACGCCCGGCTGGCCGCCGCGGTCGGCGGCACGTATGTCCACCTCGGTGCCGAGCAGGTCCGCCTTAACCCGATGGATTTGCCGATCCACACTCGCCCGGACGGGCGGCGCACCGCACCCCGCGACGCGCTGATCCGCCGGTCGCTGTTCCTGCACACCGTCATCACGGTGCTATTGGGCAGCGAGCTCGCGGCGACCGAGCGGGCAGCGCTGGACCGGGCGATCACCGCGACCTACCAGCGCGTCGGTATCACGTCGGATCCGCGGACCTGGACGCGCCCGGCGCCGCTGCTGGCCGACCTCGCCGAGGTGCTCGCCGACAGCGGCGACACGGCTGGCGTCGAGCTGGCGGCACGGCTACACCCGTATGTCACCGGCGCGTTTTCCGGGCTGTTCTCCGGCCCCACCTCGACGCGACCGGAGGGCCACCTGGTGGTGTTCTCGCTGCGGGATCTCGCCGACGAACTCAAGCCCATCGGCACCCTGCTGACCCTGGACGCAGTGTGGCGACAGGTCTCCAATCCGGCCATCCGCAAGCCGAGGTTGGTCGTGGTCGATGAGGCGTGGCTGCTGATGAAGGAGCCCGCGGGGGCCGAGTTCCTGTTCCGCATGGCTAAGGCGAGCCGCAAGCAGTGGGCGGGTCTCACGGTGGCCACGCAGGACACCGCCGACGTGCTGGGCTCGGACCTGGGCAAGGCCGTCGTCGCGAACGCGGCGACGCAGATCTTGCTGCGGCAAGCCTCGCAGGCGATCGACGAGATCACCCGCACCTTCGACCTCTCGATGGGTGAGCGCCAGTTCCTGCTCTCCGCTGACCGCGGTCAGGGCCTCTTGTCAACCGGGACACAGCGGGTGGCGTTCCAGTCCATTGCTTCACCGGTCGAGCATCACCTGGTCACCTCGAACCCCGCAGAACTCGCCGAGTATTCCGACACCTCGTCGGGAACCGAGAACTCCTTCGTCGAACTCGGCGCGGATGACACCACAGGAATCGCGGACTCGTTCGACGACGGCGACGCGTCGCAGATCGAACTCGACGCCGCTTAATCGCCGTACCACTCCCATTCATCCGCCTCGCCGAATCACATCCAGGGGACAATCATGCCTGCATCACTGCCCATGCCCGCTACCGTTCGCCGACCCGCTCGCCTGCTCACGCAGAACAGTGAAATGCGCCAGATCGGCGTGTGGAACTGGTCGCTGCCCGCCTGGGCCGGGCGGCTCCCCGACGGCCGCACCTACAACACCTGCCCCAGCGCAGGGATCTGTGCCCAGGCGTGCTACGCCCGCCACGGCACCTACACCTGGCCGGTCGTCCGCGCCAAACACCAAGCGAACCTGATGTTCGTCCTCGACGACCTGGTCGGCTGGCGGACCGCCATGCTCGCCGAACTCGGCGCGGCCAAATTCCGCGGCGCCTGGATCAGAATTCACGATAGCGGCGACTTCTTCAGCGACGACTACCTCCAGGCATGGCTGGACATCTGCCGCGCCCGACCCGACACGAATTTCTACGCATACACCAAAGAGGTTTCCCGTTTTCGTGCGCTCGTGGAACCAGGCCCACCGTCGAATTTCTTGTGGGTCTATTCCTTCGGTGGCACCCAGGACGCTGCACTGAATCCGGACGTGGATCGGGTCGCCGACGTCTTTCCCGACGAAGTCGCCATCGCCGAGGCGGGGTGGGCCTCGCAGGAAGCCAGCGACCTCCTCGCGGTCCTCGGCCCGCGGCTGGTCGGTGTGCCGGCCAATCGCATTCCCGCCTACCTCAAGAGGCTGGCTGGCCGCCGGTTCTCCGAGTGGCAGGCCGAGGTCGACGCCGAACGCGCCGCCCGCAGGGGTCGCCGGCACCTGCGGCTGGTCGTCGACAACACCCGCCCCGACACCGGCCAGCAGTCCGCGGCCGAGCCCAGCCCTCAGCGAGTCGGCCGGCCGCGGGCGGCCTGACCACGAGCCCACCCAGTCATTCGCAACCCGTCACGCCGACCGCTTCCGTGAGGAGGTCCCCATGTCCTGGCCGATCACCACCGCACCCGTATCCACCCCCGTTCCTCCGCGCGCCGAGCAGGCCGCGGACGTGCTCGCCTCACCGGTCGGCGACTACCTGCGCGACCCACTTGGCGCGTTCGAGAACGTGCTGGCTCACCTGCGCGACCTCGCCCTGACCTGGGGCCCGATCGCGGGCCCGATCCTCGCGGTCGCCGTGACCGCCGCGGTCATCGCGCGGCGCCGATGGCGCCGCCGCTACCACGAGAAGCTGGTCACCGACGCCCGCGCGGTCACCGTGCTCGCGCCGCCAACGGTCGATCCGTCCGGGGCGATCACCGTGTGGTCCAACCTGGTCGGCTTGTTGAGACCGGGGTGGCTGCGCAGGTTCAGTGGGCAGCCGCACTTGACCTTCGAGCTGACGTTCACCGACGACGGTGTGCAGATCCGTCTGTGGGTTCCGGGCCTCGTGCCGCCGGGCATGGTGGAGCGCGCCATCGAAGCCGCCTGGCCCGGCGCGCACACCCGCACCACCCCCGCCAAGCCCCCGATCCCGACCACCGCAGCGGCAGGCCGGCAGATCGAAGCGGTCGGCGGCGAGCTACGGCTGGCGCGCTCGGAAGCGCTACCGATCCGCACCGACCACCCGGCTGACCCGATCCGGGCGATGCTCGGCGCGCCAGTCGGGCTCGGCCCGCACGAACGAGCCTGCGTGCAGATCCTCGCCCGCCCGGTCGCCGGCCACCGGGTCACCAAGGCACGGCGGGCAGCCCGACGCGTGCACGCCGGAAGCTCGGTCAACCTGGTCGGCCGACTGCTCGACATCCTCACGCCCGGCAAGACCCCGAAGCCGTCCACCAACACGCGGACGCCAGGGTTGGATCGGCAGACCAGCCTGGAGTACGCCGCCCAAGACCACGCGGTCGTGGAGAAGCTGCGGGCGAACCAGTTCGAGACCCGCATCCGCTACGCGGTGGCCACCACCCGCCCCGACGACGCGACGTCCGGCGAGATCCAGGCAGTGCGGGAGGTGCTGCGGGGCCGTGGTCACGCAATCGCCAGTTCGTTCGCGGCCTACGCCGAGCACAACTACTACCGCCGGGTCCGGCTCCACCGCGACCCGGTCGCGGTGCTGGCCGAGCGCCGGCTGGGCACAGGGGACCTGCTCTCGATCCCGGAGTTGGCCGCGATTGCGCACTTGCCGATCGACGAAGCCACGCCCGGCCTGCAGCGGGCCGGCGCGAAGGCCGTGCCGCCCCCACCGGGTATCGCCACGACCGGCGAGCAGATCAAGCCGCTCGGGCTGTCCGACTCCGGACACTCTCGTCCGGTCGGGCTGCACGTCGCCGACGCCCGCCACCATCTGCACATCCTCGGCGCCACCGGCTCCGGCAAGTCCGAGCTAATGGCTCGGCTGATCCTGGCCGACGCCGAGGTCGGCCGTGGCGTGGTCGTGGTCGACCCGAAGGGCGACCTCGTGTCGGACATCTTGATGCGGCTGCCCGAGGAACTCGGCGAGAAGGTCGTGCTGTTCGACGCCGACTCCCGCGCCCGCCCGCCGGTGCTCAACCCCTTGGAAGGAGCGGACAAGGCCCGCGCGGTCGACAACCTCGTGTCGATCTTCTCCCGGATCTACGCCTCCTCGTGGGGGCCGCGCACCGACGACATCCTCCGTGCCGGGTTGCTCACCCTGACCGCGATGCCCGGCACGCCGACGTTGGTCGATCTGCCCAAACTGCTCACGGTGCCGGCGTTCCGAGCTCGTGCCTGCGATCAGATCGACGACGACGTGCTCAAGGGCTTCTGGTCCTGGTACGACGACCTCTCCGAAGCCAGCCGCGCGCAAGTGATCGCGCCACTGATGAACAAAATCCGCGGCTTCCTCCTACGTCCCTTCGTCCGCGCCGCCATCGCAGGCGGCACCTCCACGGTGGATATGGACGAGGTGCTCAACACCGGCGGCATCTGCCTGGTCCGGATCGCCCGCGACGCCCTGGGCATGGAAACCGCACGACTGGTCGGCTCGATCGTCGTCGCCCGCACCTGGCAAGCCGCAACCCGCCGAGCCCGTATCCCGCAGCGTCAACGTCATGACTGCGGGTTGTACGTGGACGAGTGCCACAACTTCTTAAATCTCGCCTACCCACTCGAAGACATGTTGGCGGAAGCACGGGGCTACCGCCTGTCGATGACGTTGGCGCACCAGTACCTCGGACAGCTACCGAACGAGCTCGAAGAGGGCATCAGCACCAACGCTCGGTCGAAGATCTTCTTCAACGCCAGTCCCGAAGACGCGAAGCGGCTGGCCCGGCACACCATGCCGCGGCTGAGCGATCACGACCTGTCCAATCTCGGCGTCTACCACGTCGCTGCCCGCCTCGTCTTGGGCGGCGAGGAAGCAGCGCCGTTCACCGCGGTCACCGAGAAGCTCCCGCCTGCGGTTCCCGGACGCGCCAAGGCAATCCGCCAAGCAGCCAGGGTCAACACGCGCCCACCGGTCACCGACACCGGCGCGGGCCAAGCCGGACAGCCCACCATGGACCCACGCCGCGCCGCTTGACCCGTCGGATCTCGTTCTTCGGCGACGCAGGCCGCTCACCCTGGCGCACGTCCCCGGTCCGGTGAGCCCGCCTGCGTTGCCTTCGTCCTCACCCGCTCCTGCCCACGACTGGCGAAAGGCAGGTATCTCAACTGTGCAGTATTCACTCCGCAGCCTCCATCCGATCCTCTTCGAGGGCAAGCCAGTCTTCCTGGCGCTGCAGCTGCCCCCCGCGGCGTTCCCAGCGAGTACCTGCGACATCAGTAAAAATCGTCGTGAGGTGCATGTTCTTGAAAGCTTTCTCTAAACCCGGAGGAAAAAGGAGTCCATGATCGCGCTGTTCGAGTACTTCGACGCAATAAGCAGCTCCTTCTCGAATCCATTCACCCACTCCGTCCTCGCATCGCGGCTCAGAGGTTGGACCCACATTCCCGAACTCACAATCGCCGATCAGACCCGTATGTTCACCCTCGGGGACAGGACGCATTTTTCGATAGATTCCTGGCCATTTCACGGGGTCGTCGAGATCCCACGAAACGTACACGTCGTAAACCGGCATGTCGCCCGCGTTGTGGACCATCACGACCCATGAATCACCAAGGTCCTCAAGCCATACGCAAAAATTTGCAGCATGCTCTCGGGCTCGAAGCTCCACTGATTCGTTGAGCTGTTTTTTCTGCATTTCGAAGCTCTGCCAAGCCGCCCGAACACCGCGATAGGCGCATACGACAGCGACTATTGAAAGGCAAGTCGACGAAACAGAAGCTAGCGCCGAGAGTACTTCCGTCCACTTAACAACCATCACTCATCCAATTGTTCATTCTTCTCACCGGGCAGTCGAGATGGACAACATTATCCGCCAAGACGAGTCGCGCTGAACCAGGCGCCACAGAAGCCACCAGACCGTTGTATCAGACACAACAATGATGTGCTCACGTACACCGCCATAGGTCAGCGCCGCGATCATCTGTAGCCGTGGCCGCCACCCAAACATTCTGACCAGCAAGAACAGCGATCACTCCACCTTGTCCAAGGTTGCAATAGATGCGATTCCGCTCATTTGTCCAGGAGGTGCCCACTCATGATCTCGAATCCCACGCCCCAGCGGGCCTTGCGCGGACACATGCCCCAGCGTCCCACTCCGCGGGCAGCCACCACCGGGGAGCACCACGCCCAGCTGGCCGGGCGACTCACCCTTCGGGACCGGTGGCTGACCCGAATGCTGCACGAGCACAAAGTGCTCACCACCCAGCAGATCGTTGAGCTCTGCTACCCGAGCATGCGCGCGGCCAACCACCGCTTGCTCGACCTGTTCAAGTGGCGCGTCGTCGACCGCTTCCAGCCGTTCGTCAGCTCCGGCACCGCCCCGATGCACTACGTGCTCGACATCGCCGGCTCGGTCGCCCTTGCCTAC
Proteins encoded in this region:
- a CDS encoding helicase HerA domain-containing protein, whose protein sequence is MSWPITTAPVSTPVPPRAEQAADVLASPVGDYLRDPLGAFENVLAHLRDLALTWGPIAGPILAVAVTAAVIARRRWRRRYHEKLVTDARAVTVLAPPTVDPSGAITVWSNLVGLLRPGWLRRFSGQPHLTFELTFTDDGVQIRLWVPGLVPPGMVERAIEAAWPGAHTRTTPAKPPIPTTAAAGRQIEAVGGELRLARSEALPIRTDHPADPIRAMLGAPVGLGPHERACVQILARPVAGHRVTKARRAARRVHAGSSVNLVGRLLDILTPGKTPKPSTNTRTPGLDRQTSLEYAAQDHAVVEKLRANQFETRIRYAVATTRPDDATSGEIQAVREVLRGRGHAIASSFAAYAEHNYYRRVRLHRDPVAVLAERRLGTGDLLSIPELAAIAHLPIDEATPGLQRAGAKAVPPPPGIATTGEQIKPLGLSDSGHSRPVGLHVADARHHLHILGATGSGKSELMARLILADAEVGRGVVVVDPKGDLVSDILMRLPEELGEKVVLFDADSRARPPVLNPLEGADKARAVDNLVSIFSRIYASSWGPRTDDILRAGLLTLTAMPGTPTLVDLPKLLTVPAFRARACDQIDDDVLKGFWSWYDDLSEASRAQVIAPLMNKIRGFLLRPFVRAAIAGGTSTVDMDEVLNTGGICLVRIARDALGMETARLVGSIVVARTWQAATRRARIPQRQRHDCGLYVDECHNFLNLAYPLEDMLAEARGYRLSMTLAHQYLGQLPNELEEGISTNARSKIFFNASPEDAKRLARHTMPRLSDHDLSNLGVYHVAARLVLGGEEAAPFTAVTEKLPPAVPGRAKAIRQAARVNTRPPVTDTGAGQAGQPTMDPRRAA
- a CDS encoding GP88 family protein, encoding MPASLPMPATVRRPARLLTQNSEMRQIGVWNWSLPAWAGRLPDGRTYNTCPSAGICAQACYARHGTYTWPVVRAKHQANLMFVLDDLVGWRTAMLAELGAAKFRGAWIRIHDSGDFFSDDYLQAWLDICRARPDTNFYAYTKEVSRFRALVEPGPPSNFLWVYSFGGTQDAALNPDVDRVADVFPDEVAIAEAGWASQEASDLLAVLGPRLVGVPANRIPAYLKRLAGRRFSEWQAEVDAERAARRGRRHLRLVVDNTRPDTGQQSAAEPSPQRVGRPRAA
- a CDS encoding PrgI family protein — encoded protein: MSQPVRIPADVDREDLVIGPLTARQLLILAITAIVLYGTYTITREFVPLVAFLIVAIPIGATAAFLALGQRDGITLDRLVLAALRQRMSPQHRVAAPEGIRSAPEWLDKQVAGTSNDRAQGKAGANAAVSAVSPAALRLPAEAVTDTGVIDLGKDGVAVVAVCSTINFGLRTPQEQESLVTSFGRYLHSLTAPVQVLVRAERLDLSGQIAELREQAGGLPHPALEQAAREHAEYLDQLGRATDLLRRQVLLILREPLLATGPSDGLGGTSPLAALTAKRKAAKQAALVDDATRRAAEARLVRRLGEAVELLSPSGIVVTPLDDGQATAVLAAACNPDSLIPPSAGLAGSDEVITTAPDEGWDTAAFGRSVLTAAEEFPDGEDARDDGFDDEAEDPDDYENSAGRYR
- a CDS encoding VirB4 family type IV secretion system protein — translated: MKTKAKRRGHKTPAAQPSLGRAGAFTPDAISVRPRALEVGGEWVSSFAVVGYPREVHPGWLQPLLTYPGRVDVSLHIEPIDPVTASNRLKKQLSKLESGRRHTSEKGRLIDPQVEAATEDAYDLSSRVARGEGKLYRLGLYLTVHAPTEEALGDEVAAIRSLAASLLLDCKPTTYRSLQGWITSLPMGLDLVGMRRTFDTSALSAAFPFTSPDLPPQDPTSVGAPSGVLYGFNVGSQGLVHHDRFTLDNHNSVILGRSGAGKSYLVKLEALRSLYRGIEIHVIDPEDEYARLAAAVGGTYVHLGAEQVRLNPMDLPIHTRPDGRRTAPRDALIRRSLFLHTVITVLLGSELAATERAALDRAITATYQRVGITSDPRTWTRPAPLLADLAEVLADSGDTAGVELAARLHPYVTGAFSGLFSGPTSTRPEGHLVVFSLRDLADELKPIGTLLTLDAVWRQVSNPAIRKPRLVVVDEAWLLMKEPAGAEFLFRMAKASRKQWAGLTVATQDTADVLGSDLGKAVVANAATQILLRQASQAIDEITRTFDLSMGERQFLLSADRGQGLLSTGTQRVAFQSIASPVEHHLVTSNPAELAEYSDTSSGTENSFVELGADDTTGIADSFDDGDASQIELDAA